A window of Cryptomeria japonica chromosome 3, Sugi_1.0, whole genome shotgun sequence contains these coding sequences:
- the LOC131051141 gene encoding uncharacterized protein LOC131051141, translating into MSLTILCGKIENHLSKLLNEAAQSKSLKKNIHTDWDWKIKLALLNLLIPPLFGKGSPVDQVNPRLGVKWEAREPGWFKVNFDGASAGNPGQCGIGCILRNFDGICIKEIFEKIGVATNNEAEFRSALRGLQLGMELGVQRIHLEGDSLNAVNVVHCNNTPSWHLNQWLQPVLVLLATFDEFQISHIYREGNGEANRLSKRAITDGDPP; encoded by the coding sequence ATGAGCTTAACGATTctatgtgggaaaattgagaaccatctGTCTAAGCTCCTGAATGAGGCTgctcaatccaaatcattaaagaaaaatatacatACGGATTGGGATTGGAAGATTAAGCTGGCACTTCTAAATCTGCTCATTCCTCCGCTTTTTGGGAAGGGATCCCCGGTGGATCAAGTCAATCCAAGATTGGGTGTTAAATGGGAAGCACGAGAGCCTGGGTGGttcaaggtaaactttgatggtgcttctgctGGTAACCCGGGTCAATGTGGTATTGGATGTATATTGAGGAATTTTGATGGTATTTGTATAAAAGAAATCTTTGAAAAGATTGGAGTTGCTACTAATAACGAAGCTGAATTCAGATCGGCTTTAAGAGGACTACAACTAGGGATGGAGCTTGGGGTGCAGAGAATTCATCTAGAGGGAGACTCACTAAATGCGGTTAATGTTGTCCATTGTAACAACACCCCTAGTTGGcaccttaaccagtggcttcaaccaGTTTTGGTGCTGCtagccacctttgatgaatttcAGATTAgccatatttatagggaaggcaatGGAGAGGCTAACAGACTCTCTAAAAGGGCAATTACCGATGGTGACCCCCCCTAG